From a region of the Tiliqua scincoides isolate rTilSci1 chromosome 4, rTilSci1.hap2, whole genome shotgun sequence genome:
- the LRRN2 gene encoding leucine-rich repeat neuronal protein 2, translating to MCPVKVFTVHGSWSCLLKMRHFQLNLLLICVATTTAIPVVPWKVNCPLQCVCQIRPWYTPRSAYREAATVDCNDLFISTVPDRLPEGTQILLLQSNNIVKVEQSELDYLKNLTELDLSQNSFSDILDFNLKNMPRLLSLHLEENQLVELPDSSFLGLDNLQELYLNHNQIRRISPKAFLGLRNLLRLHLNSNFLRTVDSRWFQVLPSLEILMIGGNKVDAILDMNFRALSNLRSLVLAGMNLREISDYALEGLKSLESLSFYDNKLVNVPKRALQQVPGLKFLDLNKNPLQRIKQSDFTNMLHLKELGLNNMEELVSIDKFALINLPELTKLDVTNNPKLSYIHPSAFHHLPQMETLMLNNNALSALHKQTLESLPNLQEISIHSNPIRCDCVIRWVNSTENRIRFIEPQSTLCAEPPDLKKKHIRDVPFREMTDRCLPLISEKSFPSHLEVADSEDVSLHCRALAEPEPEIYWVTPSGLKLIPYSEDGKYKVSPEGTIEIHKVTAQEAGLYTCMAQNLIGADTKSIRLMVNSSFPFSEDTLELLVKEVQAYHILVAWKPHLNTVSSNLTWSGFSPDSDVTSVARIPTGTHVYNITRLHHNTEYWACLHVTFVDLQSKVACINARTKEAQYRYLESRQSVLMVLSLCLLLLSISLIGSYGSFKTQAGSQGTCKPCKTGSSSVHLVYPPFIQHWDQGQKSEKLLAVEVQATPLDS from the coding sequence ATGTGTCCTGTAAAAGTTTTCACCGTGCATGGAAGTTGGTCTTGCCTGTTGAAAATGAGACACTTTCAACTGAACTTGCTTCTCATCTGTGTGGCAACCACCACTGCAATTCCTGTCGTGCCCTGGAAGGTCAATTGCCCCCTGCAGTGTGTCTGCCAGATCAGACCGTGGTACACGCCCAGGTCTGCGTACAGGGAGGCAGCTACTGTTGACTGTAATGACCTGTTCATTTCCACAGTGCCTGATCGCTTGCCAGAGGGGACACAGATCCTTCTCTTGCAAAGCAACAATATTGTCAAGGTGGAGCAGAGTGAGCTGGATTATCTGAAAAACCTGACAGAGCTAGATCTGTCACAGAACAGCTTCTCTGACATTTTGGATTTCAATCTGAAGAACATGCCTCGGCTGCTGAGCCTTCACCTGGAAGAGAATCAGCTGGTTGAACTACCCGATAGCAGCTTTTTGGGCCTGGACAATCTCCAGGAGCTTTATCTTAACCACAATCAAATACGCAGAATCTCTCCTAAAGCCTTCTTAGGCCTCAGAAACCTCCTACGGCTCCACCTCAACTCCAACTTCCTGAGGACAGTTGACAGCCGCTGGTTCCAAGTACTGCCCAGTTTGGAGATTCTCATGATTGGAGGCAACAAAGTTGATGCCATTTTGGATATGAACTTCAGGGCCCTATCAAATCTGAGGAGTTTGGTTCTGGCTGGAATGAACTTGAGAGAAATTTCAGATTATGCACTAGAAGGACTGAAAAGTCTGGAGAGTCTCTCTTTCTATGACAACAAGCTGGTCAATGTTCCCAAGCGAGCACTACAACAAGTCCCAGGTCTTAAATTTTTGGATCTGAACAAAAACCCACTTCAGAGGATTAAGCAGAGTGACTTCACAAATATGCTGCACCTCAAAGAGTTGGGTCTCAATAACATGGAGGAGCTGGTTTCCATCGACAAGTTTGCCTTGATCAACCTGCCTGAACTGACCAAACTGGATGTGACCAATAACCCCAAACTGTCCTACATCCACCCTAGCGctttccaccacctccctcagatGGAGACCCTCATGCTCAATAATAATGCCCTAAGTGCCTTGCATAAGCAGACACTGGAGTCCCTACCTAATCTGCAAGAGATCAGTATCCATAGCAACCCCATCCGCTGTGACTGTGTCATCCGCTGGGTCAACAGTACCGAGAACCGTATACGTTTCATTGAGCCTCAGTCTACATTATGTGCTGAGCCTCCAGACCTGAAGAAAAAGCACATCCGGGATGTCCCCTTCCGGGAAATGACTGACAGGTGCTTGCCCCTCATTTCTGAGAAAAGCTTTCCTTCCCACTTAGAGGTGGCAGACAGTGAGGACGTCTCTCTCCACTGCAGAGCTCtggcagaaccagaaccagagaTCTATTGGGTCACACCATCAGGACTCAAGCTTATACCCTACTCAGAAGATGGAAAGTATAAAGTGTCCCCTGAAGGGACAATAGAGATCCACAAGGTTACAGCACAAGAGGCTGGGCTTTACACATGTATGGCTCAAAACCTCATTGGTGCTGATACTAAAAGCATCCGTCTGATGGTCAACAGTTCCTTCCCTTTCAGCGAGGACACTCTGGAGCTACTGGTAAAGGAAGTCCAGGCTTACCATATCCTGGTTGCCTGGAAACCTCATCTCAACACAGTTTCGTCTAACCTCACCTGGTCTGGCTTCAGCCCTGACTCGGACGTGACGAGTGTGGCCCGTATCCCAACAGGCACTCACGTGTACAACATCACGCGACTGCATCACAACACAGAATATTGGGCCTGCCTTCATGTAACCTTTGTAGACTTGCAAAGCAAGGTGGCCTGCATCAATGCCAGGACTAAAGAGGCTCAGTACCGCTACCTGGAAAGCAGGCAGAGTGTCCTGATGGTGCTGTCTCTCTGCCTTTTGTTGCTGTCGATTAGCCTCATTGGCAGCTATGGCTCTTTCAAGACACAGGCTGGGAGCCAAGGGACCTGCAAGCCATGTAAAACTGGCTCCTCTTCGGTGCATTTAGTGTACCCTCCTTTCATCCAACACTGGGATCAAGGACAAAAGAGTGAGAAGCTCCTAGCTGTGGAGGTACAAGCCACACCACTGGACTCTTga